One Brassica oleracea var. oleracea cultivar TO1000 chromosome C7, BOL, whole genome shotgun sequence genomic window carries:
- the LOC106302471 gene encoding uncharacterized protein LOC106302471, with protein MTQEQPVPTRVYNPKVPYPVPSKKSRKDCEEMKCKKMLEELNVKLSLMDAIQMIPSMRSLVKGMISGKTSADSDIMMVSKECSSSVNLMPYSVAKRMRLTNFKPTRISLVFSDRSVKLPVGVLEDLQVQIGNTTVLADFVVLELEDEPKDPLILGRPFLCPAGAIIDVRNGRIDLQLGDIVMKFEMDELLKRPMLDCQNFTIDDENSALTP; from the exons ATGACGCAAGAGCAGCCTGTTCCTACTCGCGTCTACAATCCAAAAGTTCCCTACCCAGTCCCATCTAAGAAGTCACGCAAGGATTGCGAAGAGATGAAGTGCAAGAAGATGCTAGAGGAGTTGAATGTCAAGCTATCTCTCATGGACGCAATCCAGATGATTCCTTCAATGCGCAGTCTTGTGAAGGGAATGATCTCTGGGAAGACCTCTGCAGACAGCGATATCATGATGGTCTCAAAAGAATGCA GTTCCAGTGTGAATCTCATGCCCTACTCAGTTGCAAAACGTATGAGACTAACCAACTTCAAGCCAACCAGGATTTCGTTGGTGTTCTCAGACAGATCAGTCAAGTTGCCAGTAGGTGTTCTCGAAGACCTACAAGTTCAAATTGGCAACACCACTGTTCTGGCGGATTTCGTAGTTCTGGAGCTCGAAGATGAACCGAAAGACCCTCTCATTCTAGGCCGACCTTTCCTATGCCCAGCTGGTGCAATCATTGATGTGCGCAATGGGAGAATCGATCTCCAGCTAGGAGATATTGTGATGAAGTTTGAGATGGACGAGTTGCTCAAACGACCTATGCTAGATTGTCAGAACTTCACGATTGACGACGAGAACTCCGCCTTGACCCCTTAA